A single Anopheles arabiensis isolate DONGOLA chromosome 2, AaraD3, whole genome shotgun sequence DNA region contains:
- the LOC120895741 gene encoding zwei Ig domain protein zig-8-like, which translates to MHIENVLRASCIIWVSVSSSIIMTTTTEESEALQPYFDFDVPRNLTVTVGQTGFLHCRVERLGDQDVAWIRQRDLHILTMGASTYTSDQRFQVIRPEGSVNWTLQIKYPQTRDSGVYECQINTEPKMSLSYVLNVIELRARILGPSDIFIKSGSEITMVCVIQQGPHELGTVFWYKGNTLVEPLAQENDIHSGDRGRITIETDWTDALTSRLKIKRAIQGDTGNYTCVPTMARSASVYAHVISGEHPAAMQHNAAPSTVGHRTLRRSMCILLLLHLATLLYLLSDRCCSRRSGGQRNILQRPTASHRSARGVASGRRCETIVFSTHPS; encoded by the exons ATGCACATAGAAAATGTTCTACGAGCATCATGTATCATTTGGG TTTCCGTCAGCTCGAGCATTATAATGACCACCACGACCGAGGAGTCGGAAGCATTGCAACCGTACTTTGACTTTGACGTGCCGCGCAATCTCACCGTAACCGTGGGCCAGACCGGGTTTCTGCACTGCCGGGTGGAGCGTCTAGGCGATCAGGAT GTTGCGTGGATTCGGCAGCGTGATCTGCATATACTTACGATGGGAGCATCAACCTACACCTCGGACCAACGATTTCAG GTGATACGGCCGGAAGGTTCCGTCAACTGGACGCTGCAGATAAAATACCCCCAAACACGAGACTCGGGCGTGTACGAATGCCAAATCAACACCGAACCGAAAATGTCCCTGTCATATGTGTTGAATGTAATTG AGCTGCGTGCACGAATATTGGGACCGTCGGACATATTCATAAAATCGGGCAGTGAGATAACCATGGTTTGCGTCATCCAGCAAGGACCACACGAACTAGGCACGGTTTTCTGGTACAAGG GAAACACGCTGGTGGAGCCCCTCGCACAGGAAAACGACATCCATTCGGGCGATCGTGGACGGATCACCATCGAAACAGATTGGACAGATGCCCTGACATCTAG ATTAAAGATAAAGCGAGCTATTCAGGGCGATACCGGAAACTACACCTGTGTACCGACGATGGCCCGCTCTGCAAGCGTCTATGCTCATGTAATTAGTG GTGAGCATCCAGCGGCAATGCAGCACAATGCGGCCCCCAGCACCGTCGGTCACCGAACGTTACGGCGCAGCATGTGCATACTATTATTATTGCACCTGGCCACTTTGCTCTACCTGCTGAGCGATCGGTGCTGCTCCCGGCGTTCCGGTGGACAGAGAAATATCCTGCAGCGACCAACGGCATCCCATCGTTCGGCCCGTGGCGTTGCTTCGGGCCGGCGTTGTGAAACGATCGTTTTTTCCACCCATCCCAGCTAG